The nucleotide sequence TGCGCCAACCCGGAACGAAAGGACCTCGCTTGCCGTATCTCCTTCGCCTCGTCGCCCTGGTGTCCCTCCTCCCCATGCTCGCGTCCGCTGACGTGGCGTGGAAGGGCGACTTCGAGACGGGAAACATTTCGCAGTGGACGCGCTCCCAGGCCGTCGCCAACAGCCGGCTCCAGATTGTGTCGGACGTCGTGCGTGAAGGTCGCTATGCGCTGAAGGCCACCGTGCGCCAGGGGGATGACCCCATCGGCGCGAGTGGCAACCGCAACGAGCTGCTCTACATCAGCCAGGAGAAGACGGGCTCCACGTGGTTCTACAAGTGGAGCACGATGTTCCCGAAGAGCTACCCCACCTCCGACACGTGGCAGGTCTTCGCCCAGTGGCACCAGGAGGGCTGCTGCGGCTCCCCGCCGCTCGAGTTCTTCGTGCGCGGCGAGGAGATGAACCTGCGCGTGGGCGGCGCGGACGGAGAGATTCTGTGGCAGTCGCCGCTCGACCGCGGCGCGTGGCACGACTTCATCCTGGAGGTGAAGTGGTCGTCCAACAAGAAGGTCGGCTACGTGCAGCTCTGGCACAACGGCAAGGTCGCCGTGCCCAAGACCTTCGGCGCCACGCAGTACGGCAGCGAGTTCAACTACCTCAAGCTCGGCCTGTACCGTGACGACGCCATCCGTCCCGAGGCGTTCGTGTACCACGACGGCTTCACCATGGCCTCGAAGCTGGAGGACGTGCTGCCGCCCGCGCCCGCGCCCGCGCCCACGCCCGTTCCTCCGGTGGTGACGCTGCCCGAGCCCCTTCCCACGCCGGAGCTCCCTTCCACGCCCGAGACGCCGGTGGTGGAGGAGCCCGAGTCCCCCGTGGCGGAGCCTCCGGTGGTGAGCACGCGGCCCGAGCTGGGCGTCATGCCCGGCGATGACCTGCCCGGCACCAGCTCACCCGGAGATGCCCCGGGAAGCGCGCCCCAGGGCTGCGGTGCCTCGGCCACCGGCACCAGCGGCGCGCCCTTCATCGCCGCGGGGCTGCTCGCCCTGGGCGCCATGCTCGGCCGGCGGCGGAAGCAGGCCCACGCCCAGGCGGTCGCCCGCTCCCAGCGGCGCTAGGAAACAGGCCGTCGCTGACGCTCTGCAATAAAAGGCGGGTCCGCTCCGGAAGGGGCGGGCCCGCTTTATTTTTCCCGTGGTTTCGAGGGCTTGGCGGCGGCGAAAAGAAAATCATCCGCCGTGTCGATCTCCCGGACATTGGTTCGTCGCGTGGTTGGAGGCAGTCTTCAACCCTTCCCAACCCACAGGAGTCAGCGCCATGGCGACCCAGATCTTCGTCAACCTTCCCGTTGAGTCTCTCGGCCGGTCCGTCGAGTTCTTCAAGCAGCTCGGCTACACGTTCAACGCCCAGTTCACCGACCAGAACGCCACCTGCATGGTCATCAGCGAGAGCATCTACGTGATGCTGCTGGTGAAGGACTACTTCAAGACCTTCATCAACAAGGAGGTGGCGGACACCTCCAAGGTCACCGGGGCCATCATCGCCCTCAGCGCGGAGAGCCGGGCCGCCGTCGACACGCTCGTGGACACGGCCCTGAAGGCCGGGGGCAAGGCGACGAAGCCGCCCACGGACCACGGCTTCATGTACCAGCGGAGCTTCCAGGACCTCGACGGCCACCAGTGGGAAATCCTCTGGATGGACCCGAAGAACGTCCAGTAGCCCGCCTGAAGCCACGGGCCCGTCCCCAGAAGAGGACGGGCCCGCTGAGAACTTCGGACTGGAGCGTTGCGCGCGCGTCAGTGCGCGCCTTCCACCTTCACGCCGGCCGCGGGTTTCTTCAGCATGAAGACCAGCACCAGTGACAGGGCGAAGACGGCGGTCAGCACCGTGAAGTTGGCGTTGAACGCGCGCACCAGCGCCTGACCGTTGATGCGCTGACTGAGGATGCTGTAGGCGGCGGACAGCGGGTCCGCCACACGCGCGCCCACGGCGCCCTTGAGCGCGGCCAGCTGCTCCTGCGTCACCTGGCTGTACGGGTCCACGTGCGACGTGAGCGCGGTGACGTTCACCTTCGTCGACCGGCTGAGCGCGCTGCTCATCCACGCGGTGCCGATGGAGCCTCCCAGCTCGCGCGTCAGGTTGTAGAGGCCCGCCGCGTTGCCACGCTGGTCCGGCCGCAGGTTGCTCAGCGCCATCACCGACAGCGGCACGAAAATCATCCCTAGCGAGCAGGCGCGGATGAAGACGGGGAGGATGAGCGCCGCCTCGTCCGCCGTGCTGGACAGGTGGCCGTTCACCCAGAGCGACAGGCACATGCCGATGATGCCCGTCCCCACCAGCATCCGTCCGTCCAGCTTCCCGCCGAACCGTCCGATGAGCGGCATCAGCAGGAGCTGGATGGCGCTGCCCTTGAGGAAGATGAGGCCGATGTCGAGCGCCGAGTAGCGCATCACCGTGCCGCAGTAGAGGCTGAAGAGGAACGAGCCCGCGAACAGCGCCGTGCCGACGATGAGGTTGATGCCCGTGGCCGCCGCGTAGGAGCGGTTGGCGAACACCCGCAGGTCCACCACGGGCTGGGGTGTCTCCAGCTCGTGGACGACGAAGGTGATGAGCGCCACGCCCGCCACCACCGCGAGCAGGGTGATTTCCAGGCTGTCGAACCAGTCCTTGCGGTTGCCCTCCTCCAGCACGAACTGGAGCGCCGCCATGCCCACCGCCAGCAGGGCGATGCCATACCGGTCCACCCTGTCCTTCGTGGGCGCGAAGGCCGGCTGGTCGATGTGGCGCCACGCCATGTACGCGGCGAACAGGCCCACCGGCAGGTTGATGAGGAATATCCAGTGCCAGCTCGCCGCGTCGATGAGCAGGCCGCCCACCGTGGGGCCCAGCAGTGGCCCCGTCACCGCGCCCAGGCCGAAGAGGGCGCCCGCCATGCCGTGCTCCTCGCGCGGGTAGCGGGCGAAGAGGATGGCCTGCGAGGTGGGGATGATGGCGCCACCGCCGATGCCCTGGAGGATGCGGAAGACCACCAGCGACGGCAGGTTCCACGCCAGGCCGCACAGCACGCTGGCCGCGGTGAACATCAGGATGGAGGCGGTGAAGTAGCGCCGGTAGCCGAAGCGCCGCTGCAGCCACCCCGTCATCGGGATGACCACCACGTTCGCCATCATGTAGCCGGTGGACACCCACGCAATCTGGTCCAGCGGCGTGCCGAAGCTGGCGCGGATGTCGCTGAGCGCCACGTTGACGATGGAGATGTCCAGCACGGACATCAGCGCCGCGGCCATGGCGGCGATGGTGATGCCGGACTTGGAGCCCCTGAGGGTGTCGCTCTGCACGGCTAGCGGCTCCGGGTATCCACGGTGACTTCGGCGCTCATGCCGGGACGGAGCAGCGCGCCCTTCGCCTCACCGTCGAAGCGGATGAGGACGGGGATGCGCTGCACCACCTTGACGAAGTTGCCCGACGCGTTGTCCGGAGGCAGCAGCGCGAAGCGCGCGCCGCTGGCGCCGGCGAGGCTGTCCACATGGCCCTTGAACTCGCGGCCCCCGAAGGCGTCCACCGACACGTCCACCAACTGACCGGGCTTCATCTCCCCGACCTGGTCCTCCTTGAAGTTGGCCACCACCCAGAGGTCGTCCTGCGGCACCAGCGCCATCAGCGGACGCTCGGGGCCCACCACCTGCCCCACCTCCACCGTGCGGCGGCTCACCACGCCGGCCACCGGCGCGCGCACCTGCGTATAGGACACGGCCAGCTCCGCCAGCTTCAGCGCCGCCTGGGTCTGCTTCAGCTTCGCGTCGGCCAGCCTCACCGCCGCCTGCGCCGCCTGCACCTGCACCGCCACCGTCTCCGCCGCCGCCAGCTTGCCCTGCGCCGCCTCCAGGCCGCCGGACGAGCCCTGCACCCCGGCCTCGGTGGACGTCAGCCGCGCGCGCGCCACGTCCAGCGCGGCCTTCGCCTGGTCATACCCGGCCTGCCGCGCGTCCAGGTCCGCCTGGGTGACGGCCCCCTCCACCTTCAACGTCTTCACCCGGGACAGGTCCGACTCCGCCAGCTTGAAGCGGGCCTCGGCGGACTGCACGTCACCGCGCGCCTGCTCCAGCGCCGCCCGCGACGAGCTGATGCCGCTGGACGCCTGCACCACGCCGCCGCGCGCCTGACGCAGGTTGGCGCCGGCATTCGCCTCGGTGAGCGCGAGCTGCGCCTGGGCGCTGGCCGCCTGTGCCTCCGCGCTGAGCACGTCCGCGCGCGCCACCTCCAGCTTCGCGTTCAGGTCCGCGGGGTCCAGCTCCACCAGCACGTCGCCGGCCTTCACCACCTGGTTGTCCGCCACCAGCACCTTCGCCACCTGCCCGGAGATGCGCGGCGACACGTTGGCGATGCGGCCCTCCACCTGGGCGTCGTCGGTGGACTCGTGGCCATGCGCCAGTGCCCAGCGCGCGCCGCCGCCCACCAGCGCCACGGCCAGCAGCGCCGGCAGCACGCGCTTCGCCTTGGAGCGGGGCGCGGCCGGCTTCGTCACGGAGGAGGCAGGGGCGCTGGCGCCCGGGTCATCCGCGTCGGTACGGGGAAGGTCTTTGTCGAGTTTCGCGATCTGGATGCTCATGGAGGACTCAAAGGTTCGACGGCTGATGATTTGGTGGCTAACCATCCGGCCCGACAAAGACATTCCACCGGGGCCGGGAGGAGGAAGTCAGGGGTGTGGGAGGGGCATCAGGGGTCGCGGAGCGCGGGGATGCCGGAGGCGACCTTGTTCAGCAGCTCGCGCAGGGTGGTGCGCTCGGCTTCACTCAGCGGGGCCATGAGCCCGGCGATGCGGCGGTAGTGGTCCGGCAGCATGCCGTCGAGCAGCTCGCGGGCCTTGGGGGTGAGGTGCACGGTGTACATCCGGCGGTCCTCGGGGTGGTCCTGGCGGGAGATGAAGTCGTCCTTCTCCAGCGTGTCGAGCAGCCCCGTCATGGTCGCCCGGCTGACCGACGAGCTCTCCGCCAACTCCGCCGGTGTGAGTCCCCGGCCCTTCTCCACCTCCTCGGTGGTCAAGAGGCGGATGAGGACGATGAAGCGCCCCATGGACAGCCCGTGGCGCGAGAGGTGCGCGTCATACGCGCCCGTCAGCCCATGCCCCAGGTGCAGCAGGCGGATGCACGTGTCGATGGCGCTCGGGTCCAGCTGCGGGAAGCGTGCGGCCAGCAGCTGAAGGCGCTCGTAGCGCGGCTCCGAAGGGAACGGAGAACAACCTATGGGTTTCGTAGCCACTCCCTAACAATAAGGCCCCTAACCATATTCGCAAGCGAAGTATCGCGGGCGCCCCGGGGCAGGGGCTCGGAGCTCCAACCAGGGTGGGAAGCGCAGGCCCGCTCTGTCGCCGGCAGGGGCGCCCTGGAGCCGTCACACACCGCTGATGGAACCGGGAGCCGCCGTTAGGGAAGCCCGTGTGTTGGACGTGAAGGACCCCACGGTGCAGGCGGCGCTGCGGCGCGCATGTGAGGAGGCCGGGCTGCCGGACTCGCTGCGGGGCTGCGTCTATCCGCTGCTGCGGGACGCGGAAGGCGAATGGCCCGCGTGCTGCGGTGGGGGCTGTCTTCCGTGTGCGTCCACGCTGGTGGACGTGGCGGTGCGCACGCTGGAGCTGCTGGGCACGCCCCGGCGCGCGCCGCTGGAGGGGTGAGCCCGGACCTGGGAGCGCGTGTGCCGCCGGACGGACTACGCTTCGGGCCATGAATCCCATCGTCCATGCCGAGCTCGCGTGGCTTGCCGCCCAGGGGCTGCGCGAGCGCAGGGACCGCATCCTCGTCGTCTGCGCCGGGCTGGCCCCGGACCTGGACGGGCTCACCCTGCTCGCGGGCGAGGATTGGTACGGGCGCTATCACCACGTCCTCTTCCACGGCTACGTGGGTGCGCTCATCACCACGGCGGTCTGCGCGGCGCTGGCGCGGCAACGTGCGTGGGTGGCGGGCCTGTCGCTGTTCGCGTTCCACCTCCACATCCTCTGCGACCTCGCGGGCAGCGGCCCCGGGTGGCCCATCCACTACTGGTGGCCCACCAGCATGCGGGAGTGGTTCTGGAACGGGCAGTGGAACCTCGCCTCGTGGCAGAACAGCATCATCGGCCTGGCCGTCACGCTGGCGTGCCTCGCCTGTGCCCTGCGCTTCCGGCGCACCTTCGTGGAGGTGTTCTCCGCCCGCTGGGACGTGGAGGTCACCCGCACGCTGCGGCGCCGGTTCCTCGGAGAGACGGACGCGCCGGGCTCCACGCCTCCCGCGAGCTGAGCGCGCGCGGCCTTCACGGGCGCGGCGTCATCCGAGCGCCGCGCTGCCAGGACTCGCGTCGCGCGGAGCCCCCCGCTCACTCGGGTTGCTTGCACTCGCGGCGCAGCTTCTCCACGCGGTCTTTCTGCATGGCGCGCACCGTCGCCGGCGCCAGCGAGCGGAAGCGCTCGCACCGCGCGGTGGCGTCCTGCTCCTGCTCCAGTTGACGGCCGGCCACCTCCGCCGCCTTCGCTGGCTGGCCCTTGCGCTGGTAGAGCCGCTCCAGCAGCACGTACGAGCCCTCGGGCCTCGGGTTCTCCTCCACCTGCCGCTTCGCCGCGTCAATCGCCTCGTCCACCCGGCCCGCGCGCTCCAGGTCTGTCGCGCGCTCCAGCTCCTCCGTCTTCGTGCAGTACGGCAGCAGCGAGCGCACCCGCTGCGCCATCTCGCTCTTGCCCTGGTACAGCTTCGCGTCCGCCGAGCGCCAGATTTCGCAGCGCGTCTCGCGGCGCTCTCCCTGCACGAGCTTCGACACCCGGTCCGTCACCTCCGCCGCCGCCTCGGGCCGGCCCGCTCCCTCCAGCTGCTTCGCGAAGCCCAGGTGGTCCATCGCATCCTGCGATTCCCGGTAAGGGCTCACGTCCATGTGCCGCTGGTAGCTGCGCACCGCCTGGTCCACCTTCCCCAGCGACAGCTCCGTCCGCGCCAGGTCCTTGTTCGCCTGCGGGTGCTTCGGGTTCAGCTCCACCGTGCGCTGGAGCAACGGCAGCCGCTCCGTCTCGTTCTTCTGCCGCAGGCTCAGCTCCCAGTACGGCCGCGCGTCCTTCGCGCCGCGGTCCACCAGTCGCTGGTAGATGCCGAGCGCGCGCTGCTTCAGCTCCCCCCGCGAGCGGGCCTGGGGCGACTCGCGGAAGGACGTGTTCCAGTACGCCTGCGCCAGCGCGAGCTGCACGTCCGTGTTGTCCGGGTCCGTGCGCGCCGCTTCCTGGAGCAGGCGCACGGCCTTCTCGCAGCCCGCGCGGTCGAAGCCGTCCGACGGGCAGCTCTCCTGCGCGAGTCGGATGCCCTCCTTCCCGTTGGCCGACAGCGCGGCGGGCGCGGCCACCGACGGCGTGAGCGCGGCCGATGGCGGCTGCGGAGGCTCCTGGGGCGCGACCTGGGCCCAGGCCAGCACGGGGACGATGAGCAGCGAAAGCCATGCGTCTCGAATCGACAGTGAAGTCATCTCATGCACCTCTCTCACCGCTGCACATGGACGTGGTCGGCGGCCGGGTCGTTGCAATCGAGGAACGTCACCGGCCCGTTCTCGCTGAAGCTGTTGTCCTCGCCGGCCACGCGGATGCCGGCCAGCTCCACCAGGCACATGAGCTGGCGCGCGTCCTTGCCGGGGATGACCAGGGAACGCGGGTCCAGGTCCAACGCCAGCCCGCGCGTGTGCCGGCTGTTGATGGTGCCGGAGCCGATGAACTTGTTGCGCTGCGGGTTGCGGTACGCGCTGGTGATGATGCTCTCCAGGCTCACCTGCGTCTTGCGGTTGTTGGCGGGGGTGTCGGCGATGCGATTGGGTCCGGCGCGGATGGCCCCCGCGCAGCCGTTACCCACCCGCACGCCGGCGCACACGTCGTCGCCCTTCGGCTCGGTGTCTCCCAGCGGCCCCAGCATCAGCACCGACCCGCCGGGTGACACCACCAACGAGGAAGGGCTCGCAACCCGTGTCCCCACCGGCACCACCTGCACGTCGTCGTTGAGGAGGCGGTTCAACTCCTTCTCCATGTCCAGGAGCAGCCGGTCCAGCTCGCCCGGCTTCTCCTCGACGATGACGGAGTAGTTGCCCCGGTTGAGCGTGGTGCGCCCCGGCACGCGCACGTTGGCCAGGGCCGGTTTGAACGTCGTGCCGTAGTCCAGGTACTCCTGCCGGACGATGTCCGCTTCCTCCTGGCGGATGAAGCTGGTGGCCGGCAGCTTCGCCTCCAGCGTGCGGCCCGCCACGTCCAGCGTGGCCGTCACCTCGTACTCCAGCGGTGGGTTGGGGTCGCGGGCGCCGGTGATGGGCAGCGCGGACGTGCCGCGAAAGGCCAGCTCCGCCCCCGTCGCCTCGGCGGGCGTGGCGGGCCCCGTGTGCGTGCCCACCGGCTTCACCGTCCAGCGGATGCGCTCCGTCAGCCCGGCTTCTCCGCCCCGTACGGCCGCGTGCGCCACCGTCTCCTCGGTGGTGACGAAGGACGTCCTCGGCGGCGCCGTGCCCACGAGGCGCGTGAAGACCTCGGTGATTTCCAGCGTCACCTCCTGGCCGTCCACGTCCTGCGTGTCCCCGGCCAGCGGAGGCGGCGCGCCACTGCCACCCGTGCCCGGGTCGGCCTCCTCCTTCTCACTTCCGCAATCGCAGCTGGTGGCGAGCACGACGCAGACCAGGCTCGCGACCAGCCACCCACGTGGATTCCTTTTCACGGGCGCTTCACCCCCCGCCGCGCCACCCGGGTGGACTCCCGCCGGGCGCGGCCGTGCAGCGACGCGCGCATCTTGCGCGCGCCGTCACGCGCCGCCGTGGTCTTGCGCCCAGGCGATGTCCGTGGGCGGACGCGCTCGGGAGGAACGACGCACTCGCCGACGCTGCCCCTGCCCCCGGGGGCAGCGCGCCCCACCGCCCCACCCTGCCCCACGGTCCGCGCTCGAGGTGGACGGGCTG is from Pyxidicoccus trucidator and encodes:
- a CDS encoding MarR family winged helix-turn-helix transcriptional regulator codes for the protein MATKPIGCSPFPSEPRYERLQLLAARFPQLDPSAIDTCIRLLHLGHGLTGAYDAHLSRHGLSMGRFIVLIRLLTTEEVEKGRGLTPAELAESSSVSRATMTGLLDTLEKDDFISRQDHPEDRRMYTVHLTPKARELLDGMLPDHYRRIAGLMAPLSEAERTTLRELLNKVASGIPALRDP
- a CDS encoding HlyD family secretion protein, with the protein product MSIQIAKLDKDLPRTDADDPGASAPASSVTKPAAPRSKAKRVLPALLAVALVGGGARWALAHGHESTDDAQVEGRIANVSPRISGQVAKVLVADNQVVKAGDVLVELDPADLNAKLEVARADVLSAEAQAASAQAQLALTEANAGANLRQARGGVVQASSGISSSRAALEQARGDVQSAEARFKLAESDLSRVKTLKVEGAVTQADLDARQAGYDQAKAALDVARARLTSTEAGVQGSSGGLEAAQGKLAAAETVAVQVQAAQAAVRLADAKLKQTQAALKLAELAVSYTQVRAPVAGVVSRRTVEVGQVVGPERPLMALVPQDDLWVVANFKEDQVGEMKPGQLVDVSVDAFGGREFKGHVDSLAGASGARFALLPPDNASGNFVKVVQRIPVLIRFDGEAKGALLRPGMSAEVTVDTRSR
- a CDS encoding DHA2 family efflux MFS transporter permease subunit; its protein translation is MQSDTLRGSKSGITIAAMAAALMSVLDISIVNVALSDIRASFGTPLDQIAWVSTGYMMANVVVIPMTGWLQRRFGYRRYFTASILMFTAASVLCGLAWNLPSLVVFRILQGIGGGAIIPTSQAILFARYPREEHGMAGALFGLGAVTGPLLGPTVGGLLIDAASWHWIFLINLPVGLFAAYMAWRHIDQPAFAPTKDRVDRYGIALLAVGMAALQFVLEEGNRKDWFDSLEITLLAVVAGVALITFVVHELETPQPVVDLRVFANRSYAAATGINLIVGTALFAGSFLFSLYCGTVMRYSALDIGLIFLKGSAIQLLLMPLIGRFGGKLDGRMLVGTGIIGMCLSLWVNGHLSSTADEAALILPVFIRACSLGMIFVPLSVMALSNLRPDQRGNAAGLYNLTRELGGSIGTAWMSSALSRSTKVNVTALTSHVDPYSQVTQEQLAALKGAVGARVADPLSAAYSILSQRINGQALVRAFNANFTVLTAVFALSLVLVFMLKKPAAGVKVEGAH
- a CDS encoding tetratricopeptide repeat protein gives rise to the protein MTSLSIRDAWLSLLIVPVLAWAQVAPQEPPQPPSAALTPSVAAPAALSANGKEGIRLAQESCPSDGFDRAGCEKAVRLLQEAARTDPDNTDVQLALAQAYWNTSFRESPQARSRGELKQRALGIYQRLVDRGAKDARPYWELSLRQKNETERLPLLQRTVELNPKHPQANKDLARTELSLGKVDQAVRSYQRHMDVSPYRESQDAMDHLGFAKQLEGAGRPEAAAEVTDRVSKLVQGERRETRCEIWRSADAKLYQGKSEMAQRVRSLLPYCTKTEELERATDLERAGRVDEAIDAAKRQVEENPRPEGSYVLLERLYQRKGQPAKAAEVAGRQLEQEQDATARCERFRSLAPATVRAMQKDRVEKLRRECKQPE
- a CDS encoding VOC family protein, which gives rise to MATQIFVNLPVESLGRSVEFFKQLGYTFNAQFTDQNATCMVISESIYVMLLVKDYFKTFINKEVADTSKVTGAIIALSAESRAAVDTLVDTALKAGGKATKPPTDHGFMYQRSFQDLDGHQWEILWMDPKNVQ
- a CDS encoding heparin lyase I family protein; amino-acid sequence: MPYLLRLVALVSLLPMLASADVAWKGDFETGNISQWTRSQAVANSRLQIVSDVVREGRYALKATVRQGDDPIGASGNRNELLYISQEKTGSTWFYKWSTMFPKSYPTSDTWQVFAQWHQEGCCGSPPLEFFVRGEEMNLRVGGADGEILWQSPLDRGAWHDFILEVKWSSNKKVGYVQLWHNGKVAVPKTFGATQYGSEFNYLKLGLYRDDAIRPEAFVYHDGFTMASKLEDVLPPAPAPAPTPVPPVVTLPEPLPTPELPSTPETPVVEEPESPVAEPPVVSTRPELGVMPGDDLPGTSSPGDAPGSAPQGCGASATGTSGAPFIAAGLLALGAMLGRRRKQAHAQAVARSQRR
- a CDS encoding metal-dependent hydrolase — protein: MNPIVHAELAWLAAQGLRERRDRILVVCAGLAPDLDGLTLLAGEDWYGRYHHVLFHGYVGALITTAVCAALARQRAWVAGLSLFAFHLHILCDLAGSGPGWPIHYWWPTSMREWFWNGQWNLASWQNSIIGLAVTLACLACALRFRRTFVEVFSARWDVEVTRTLRRRFLGETDAPGSTPPAS